In one window of Vibrio sp. DW001 DNA:
- a CDS encoding uroporphyrinogen-III synthase, whose protein sequence is MVVLITRPSPDGEALCDALSSCGIQVIYQPLIQFSKGKDSYRLHKVLKNSDLVIAVSKPAVEWASRVLQSEMQTWPDSTCYFAIGQKTADKLSEVTAQKVHYPQVSDSEHLLKLPVLSTLINTKVTILRGNGGRELIRDELLKRGARVEYCEVYQRQTLPFDGHSSVKNWKKNNVDHIVLTSGEQLDYFFNMIPNNEHNWLFEQKLIVPSNRIATLARRLGFHEVAVSGSASNPDLVAVIQQQCTTGQVHDK, encoded by the coding sequence ATGGTCGTATTAATAACTAGGCCTAGCCCAGACGGAGAAGCGCTTTGTGATGCGCTTTCTTCTTGTGGTATCCAAGTTATTTATCAGCCTTTGATTCAATTTTCCAAGGGTAAGGACAGTTATCGCCTCCACAAGGTATTAAAAAATTCTGATTTGGTTATTGCGGTAAGTAAACCCGCGGTTGAATGGGCTAGCAGAGTATTGCAATCTGAAATGCAAACATGGCCCGATTCCACTTGTTATTTTGCCATTGGTCAAAAAACGGCTGATAAACTCAGCGAAGTTACCGCTCAGAAAGTACACTATCCGCAAGTGAGCGATAGTGAGCATTTATTGAAACTACCTGTGCTATCAACGCTTATCAATACCAAAGTGACAATATTGAGAGGCAATGGTGGAAGGGAATTAATTCGCGATGAATTACTTAAAAGAGGCGCTAGAGTTGAGTATTGTGAAGTATACCAACGTCAAACGCTTCCATTTGACGGACACTCTAGTGTTAAGAATTGGAAAAAAAATAACGTTGACCATATAGTATTGACGAGTGGAGAACAGTTGGACTATTTCTTCAACATGATCCCCAATAATGAGCATAATTGGCTTTTTGAGCAAAAGCTTATCGTGCCAAGCAATAGAATTGCAACGTTAGCTCGAAGGCTTGGGTTTCATGAAGTAGCGGTTTCGGGTAGTGCATCCAACCCCGATTTAGTCGCTGTTATTCAACAGCAATGCACAACAGGACAAGTACATGACAAATAA
- the hemC gene encoding hydroxymethylbilane synthase has translation MTDNTPVRIATRKSPLALWQAYFVRDALQAAHPGLEVELVTMVTKGDIILDSPLAKIGGKGLFVKELEVAMLEGRADLAVHSMKDVPVGFPEGLGLVTICKREDPRDAFVSNTYGSIDELPLGSIVGTCSLRRQCQLMEARPDLVIKELRGNVGTRLGKLDAGDYDAIILAAAGLKRLELKERIRSYIEPEQSLPAVGQGAVGIECRVDDERILKLLEPLNHADTADRVRCERAMNLTLEGGCQVPIGSYSLLDGDQIWLRALVGEPDGSKMVRGEIRGNRKDGETLGVELANQLLADGAKEILEKLYSDHE, from the coding sequence ATGACAGATAACACTCCGGTAAGAATCGCTACTCGTAAGAGCCCCCTGGCTTTATGGCAAGCCTATTTTGTTAGAGATGCCTTGCAAGCCGCTCACCCTGGTCTAGAAGTCGAGTTGGTTACCATGGTGACTAAGGGTGACATCATTCTTGATTCCCCATTAGCAAAAATTGGCGGAAAAGGCCTTTTTGTTAAAGAGTTAGAAGTTGCTATGTTAGAAGGACGCGCCGATCTTGCTGTCCACTCAATGAAAGATGTACCAGTAGGTTTTCCTGAAGGTTTAGGTCTGGTCACTATTTGTAAGAGAGAAGACCCGAGAGATGCGTTCGTCTCAAATACTTATGGGTCTATTGATGAATTGCCGCTAGGTTCGATTGTCGGCACCTGTAGTTTACGCCGTCAATGTCAGCTTATGGAAGCTCGCCCAGATCTTGTTATCAAAGAATTACGCGGCAACGTAGGAACCCGGTTAGGTAAACTCGATGCCGGCGATTACGATGCAATTATTCTTGCTGCTGCGGGACTAAAGCGCCTTGAGTTAAAAGAACGAATTAGAAGTTATATCGAACCAGAGCAATCCTTACCAGCGGTTGGTCAAGGTGCCGTAGGAATTGAATGTCGAGTTGATGATGAGCGTATATTGAAGCTTTTGGAACCATTAAATCACGCAGATACAGCTGATAGAGTGCGTTGTGAACGCGCGATGAATCTAACTTTGGAAGGTGGTTGTCAGGTACCTATTGGTAGTTACTCTCTTTTAGACGGTGATCAGATTTGGTTACGCGCCTTAGTTGGAGAGCCAGACGGTAGCAAAATGGTTCGAGGAGAGATCCGCGGAAACCGTAAAGATGGAGAAACCTTAGGTGTCGAGCTTGCCAATCAGCTTCTCGCTGACGGAGCAAAAGAAATTTTAGAAAAGCTGTATAGCGACCACGAATAA